In Pseudomonas fluorescens, a genomic segment contains:
- the ligD gene encoding DNA ligase D, translating into MAKPLSEYHRKRDFEITGEPAGDSKPNKRQASALAFVIQKHDARSLHYDFRLELDGVLKSWAIPKGPSLDPSQKRLAVHVEDHPLSYGSFEGSIPAGQYGAGDVIVWDRGVWQPHDDPQKAYAAGKLKFTLVGEKLAGDWTLVRTRLKGSGDKQQWLLIKEQDQQARPSSDYDIVQAQPRSVLSDASVGTPTTAAKPSAKKASRKKTLALPDQFAPQLATLVDRAPEGNWLYEIKFDGYRMLARIRDGEVRLFTRNGHDWTDRLPRQAKALQALKLKDSWLDGEVVSLNGDGLPDFQALQNAFDIGRSLDIVYYLFDAPFLEGRDQRQDPLEKRRAALKAALAGSKSKLLRFSEAFAANQHDIFESARDLALEGVIGKRAGSPYVSSRNTDWIKLKCRLRQEFVIVGYTRPQGSRSGFGALLLAVNGDAGLVYAGRVGTGFDRAALQDIYARLTPLQRKTSPLDKPLTRAQARGVHWVEPQLVGEVRFAEWTREGVVRQAAFVALRSDKPVQQIIHEQPRAAKSLQAPTARKSGAPSTVAGVKITHPERIIDQHSGTQKLQLAQFYDSISRWILPFLHHRPVALLRAPEGVGGEQFFQKHTERLAIPHLQQLDPALDPGHARLMEIDSTAALVGAVQMGTVELHTWGATSDKIETPDLFVLDLDPDPALPWKTMLEAAQLTLSVLDELGLQAFIKTSGGKGLHLVVPLARRDDWDTVKAFAKAIAQFMTQQLPERFTATSGPKNRVGKIFIDYLRNARGASTVAAYSVRARPGLPVSVPVSRDELKGLRGAQQWTVANLHERLQGLKDNPWAGYANRQKISKKMWDKLGATPPE; encoded by the coding sequence ATGGCAAAACCCTTGAGCGAATACCACCGAAAGCGCGATTTCGAGATCACTGGCGAACCTGCGGGTGACTCGAAACCCAACAAGCGCCAGGCATCGGCGTTGGCGTTCGTGATTCAAAAGCACGATGCGCGCAGCCTGCATTACGACTTTCGCCTGGAACTCGACGGGGTACTCAAGAGCTGGGCAATACCCAAGGGCCCCAGCCTGGACCCCAGCCAGAAACGCCTGGCCGTGCATGTCGAGGATCACCCCTTGAGCTACGGCAGTTTCGAGGGCAGCATCCCGGCGGGCCAATATGGCGCCGGCGATGTGATCGTATGGGATCGCGGCGTCTGGCAACCCCATGACGATCCGCAAAAAGCCTACGCCGCCGGCAAGCTGAAATTCACCCTGGTCGGGGAGAAACTCGCCGGCGACTGGACCCTGGTGCGTACCCGCCTCAAAGGCAGCGGCGATAAGCAGCAATGGCTGCTGATCAAGGAACAGGATCAGCAGGCACGCCCGAGCAGCGACTACGATATCGTCCAGGCACAGCCCCGGAGCGTGCTCAGTGATGCATCGGTGGGCACGCCGACGACCGCCGCCAAACCCTCCGCGAAAAAAGCCTCACGCAAGAAAACGCTCGCCCTGCCCGATCAATTCGCGCCTCAACTGGCCACCTTGGTCGACCGTGCACCGGAGGGTAACTGGCTCTACGAAATCAAGTTCGACGGCTACCGCATGTTGGCGCGTATTCGTGACGGCGAAGTGCGCCTGTTCACGCGCAACGGCCATGATTGGACTGACCGCTTGCCGCGCCAGGCCAAGGCCCTGCAAGCCCTGAAACTCAAGGACAGCTGGCTCGACGGCGAAGTGGTCAGCCTCAATGGCGATGGCTTGCCGGATTTCCAGGCCCTGCAAAACGCCTTCGATATCGGACGCAGCCTGGACATTGTCTATTACCTGTTCGACGCGCCGTTTCTGGAAGGCCGCGATCAACGGCAAGACCCGCTGGAAAAACGCCGCGCTGCGCTCAAGGCGGCCTTGGCCGGTAGCAAGAGCAAACTGTTACGTTTCTCCGAGGCGTTTGCCGCCAACCAACACGATATCTTCGAAAGCGCCCGCGACCTGGCATTGGAAGGCGTGATCGGCAAGCGTGCGGGTAGCCCCTATGTATCCAGTCGCAACACCGACTGGATCAAGCTCAAATGCCGCCTGCGCCAGGAGTTCGTGATTGTCGGGTACACCCGCCCCCAGGGTTCGCGCAGCGGGTTTGGCGCGCTGTTACTGGCGGTCAACGGCGATGCCGGGCTGGTCTATGCCGGGCGTGTCGGCACCGGGTTTGATCGGGCCGCGCTGCAGGACATCTACGCCCGGCTTACGCCGCTGCAGCGCAAGACTTCACCCCTGGACAAGCCACTGACCCGCGCCCAGGCCCGCGGCGTGCATTGGGTGGAGCCGCAATTGGTCGGCGAGGTGCGATTTGCCGAGTGGACCCGGGAAGGCGTGGTACGCCAGGCCGCGTTTGTCGCGCTGCGTTCTGATAAACCGGTGCAACAGATCATTCATGAGCAGCCACGCGCGGCCAAATCGCTGCAAGCACCAACGGCCCGGAAGTCCGGCGCGCCCAGCACCGTCGCCGGGGTGAAGATTACCCACCCGGAGCGGATCATCGATCAGCACAGCGGCACGCAAAAACTGCAACTGGCGCAGTTCTACGACAGCATCAGCCGTTGGATCCTGCCCTTCCTGCACCATCGCCCTGTGGCATTGCTCCGTGCCCCGGAAGGTGTGGGGGGCGAGCAGTTCTTCCAGAAGCACACAGAGCGCCTGGCGATCCCGCATCTCCAGCAACTGGACCCGGCGTTGGACCCAGGTCACGCCCGCCTGATGGAAATCGACAGCACCGCCGCCCTGGTGGGCGCGGTGCAGATGGGCACCGTGGAGCTGCACACCTGGGGCGCCACCTCGGACAAGATCGAGACCCCAGACCTGTTTGTGCTCGATCTCGACCCGGACCCCGCACTGCCGTGGAAAACCATGCTGGAAGCGGCGCAACTGACCTTATCGGTGCTGGATGAATTGGGGCTGCAAGCCTTTATCAAAACCAGTGGCGGCAAGGGCTTGCACCTGGTTGTCCCGTTGGCACGTCGCGACGATTGGGACACCGTGAAAGCCTTCGCCAAGGCCATCGCCCAGTTCATGACCCAGCAACTGCCGGAGCGCTTTACCGCCACGTCAGGGCCGAAAAACCGCGTCGGCAAGATTTTCATCGATTACCTGCGTAATGCCCGTGGCGCCAGCACGGTCGCGGCCTACTCGGTTCGGGCACGACCCGGCCTGCCGGTATCGGTGCCGGTCAGCCGTGACGAATTGAAAGGGTTGCGCGGTGCCCAGCAGTGGACGGTGGCCAACCTGCACGAACGCTTGCAGGGTTTGAAGGACAACCCGTGGGCGGGTTATGCCAATCGACAGAAGATCAGCAAGAAGATGTGGGACAAGCTGGGCGCGACTCCACCTGAGTAA
- the efeO gene encoding iron uptake system protein EfeO, with the protein MKKSSIALSLLITLSPLAAFAATAPLDLVGPVSDYKIYVTEEIGELVTQTQAFTDAINKGDLATAKKLYAPTRVHYESIEPIAELFSDLDASIDSRVDDHEKGVTAEDFTGFHRIEYALFSQNSTKGLEALTTKLNADVNDLKTRVDGLTFPPEKVVGGAAALLEEVAATKISGEEDRYSHTDLYDFKGNIDGAKKIVDLFRGQIEKQDKAFLAKVDKNFATVDKILAKYKTKDGGFETYDKVKENDRKALVGPVNTLAEDLSTLRGKLGLN; encoded by the coding sequence ATGAAGAAGTCGTCTATCGCATTGTCGTTGTTAATCACCCTTTCGCCGCTGGCAGCGTTCGCCGCTACCGCGCCGCTGGACCTGGTAGGCCCGGTGTCGGACTACAAGATCTACGTCACTGAGGAAATCGGTGAGCTGGTGACCCAGACCCAGGCGTTCACCGATGCGATCAACAAAGGTGACCTGGCCACGGCCAAGAAGCTCTACGCACCGACCCGCGTGCACTACGAGTCGATCGAGCCGATCGCCGAACTGTTCAGCGACCTGGATGCGTCGATCGATTCGCGCGTGGATGACCATGAAAAAGGCGTGACCGCCGAAGACTTCACCGGCTTCCACCGTATCGAATACGCGCTGTTCTCGCAGAACTCGACCAAAGGCCTGGAAGCGCTGACCACCAAGCTCAACGCCGATGTCAACGACCTCAAGACCCGTGTCGACGGCCTGACCTTCCCGCCTGAGAAAGTCGTCGGCGGTGCCGCGGCGCTGCTCGAAGAAGTCGCGGCCACCAAGATCTCCGGTGAAGAAGACCGCTACAGCCACACCGACCTGTATGACTTCAAAGGCAACATCGACGGCGCGAAGAAAATCGTCGACCTGTTCCGTGGCCAGATCGAGAAGCAGGACAAAGCCTTCCTGGCCAAGGTCGACAAAAACTTCGCCACCGTAGACAAGATCCTCGCCAAGTACAAAACCAAGGATGGCGGTTTCGAGACCTATGACAAGGTCAAGGAAAACGACCGCAAGGCCCTGGTGGGTCCGGTCAACACCCTGGCGGAAGACCTGTCCACCTTACGCGGCAAACTGGGTTTGAACTGA
- a CDS encoding DUF1348 family protein, protein MSSTSQIRPPLPPFTRESAIEKVRLAEDGWNSRDPQRVSLAYTLDTKWRNRAEFAYNREEAKGFLTRKWAKELDYRLIKELWAFTDNRIAVRYAYEWHDDSGNWFRSYGNENWEFDENGLMANRFACINDLPINESERKFHWPLGRRPDDHPGLSELGL, encoded by the coding sequence ATGTCATCCACCTCGCAAATCCGTCCACCGCTGCCGCCCTTCACCCGTGAATCGGCGATCGAAAAAGTCCGCCTGGCCGAAGACGGCTGGAACTCCCGCGACCCGCAACGGGTGTCCCTGGCCTACACCTTGGATACCAAGTGGCGTAACCGCGCCGAATTCGCCTACAACCGCGAAGAAGCCAAGGGCTTCCTGACCCGTAAATGGGCCAAGGAGCTGGACTATCGGCTGATCAAGGAGCTGTGGGCGTTCACCGATAACCGTATTGCCGTGCGCTATGCCTATGAGTGGCACGACGACTCCGGTAACTGGTTTCGTTCCTACGGCAACGAGAACTGGGAGTTTGACGAGAATGGCCTGATGGCCAACCGCTTTGCCTGCATCAACGATTTGCCGATCAATGAAAGTGAACGCAAGTTCCACTGGCCCCTGGGCCGGCGCCCGGATGATCACCCGGGGCTGTCCGAACTCGGCCTTTAG
- a CDS encoding Ku protein, with protein sequence MPRAIWKGAISFGLVHIPVSLVSATASQGVDFDWLDKRSMDPVGYKRINKTSGKEVTKDNIVKGVAFKKGRYVVLSEEEIRSAHPKSTQTIEIIAFVASDQIPLQNIDTPYFLAPDKRGGKVYALLRETLKKTNKVALANVVLHTKQHLAALMPLESALVLVMLRWPAEVRSLDELELGSDVTRPSLAKGELDMARRLVEDMSADWQPDAYRDSFQEKIMALVAKKAKAGKIEDVESQAGSEERKSADVIDLTELLKRSLAGKSAAKRPAKKPAAKKTSKKAS encoded by the coding sequence ATGCCTAGGGCAATCTGGAAAGGTGCCATCAGTTTTGGCTTGGTCCATATCCCGGTGTCGCTGGTTTCGGCCACGGCTTCCCAGGGGGTCGACTTCGACTGGTTGGATAAACGCAGCATGGACCCGGTGGGCTACAAGCGCATCAACAAGACCAGCGGCAAGGAAGTCACCAAGGACAACATCGTCAAGGGCGTGGCGTTCAAGAAAGGCCGCTACGTGGTGCTCAGCGAAGAGGAAATCCGCTCGGCCCACCCCAAGTCGACCCAGACCATCGAGATTATCGCCTTCGTGGCCAGCGACCAGATCCCCCTGCAAAACATCGATACGCCCTACTTCCTGGCCCCGGACAAACGCGGCGGCAAGGTGTATGCATTACTGCGCGAAACCCTGAAGAAAACCAACAAGGTCGCCCTGGCCAATGTGGTGTTGCACACCAAGCAGCACCTGGCTGCGCTGATGCCGCTGGAGTCGGCCCTGGTGCTGGTGATGCTGCGTTGGCCCGCTGAGGTGCGCAGCCTCGATGAACTGGAGCTGGGCAGCGATGTGACCCGGCCCAGCCTGGCCAAGGGCGAGCTGGACATGGCCAGGCGCCTGGTGGAAGACATGAGCGCCGACTGGCAGCCCGATGCCTACCGTGACAGTTTTCAGGAGAAGATCATGGCGTTGGTGGCGAAGAAGGCCAAGGCCGGCAAGATCGAGGACGTGGAAAGCCAGGCCGGCAGCGAAGAACGCAAGTCGGCTGACGTGATCGACCTCACCGAACTGCTCAAGCGCAGTCTGGCCGGCAAATCCGCCGCCAAGCGCCCGGCGAAAAAACCAGCCGCGAAAAAAACCAGCAAAAAGGCCTCTTGA
- the lpxO gene encoding lipid A hydroxylase LpxO, producing MKLIIVALYVASIAYVHLRGRVRHKLGRQLSDHSTFLAPVNCFLYLFSKLPSRPFLSPSDFPDLSPLQEHWQEIREEGENLMREGAIKRSDQYNDVGFNSFFKSGWKRFYLKWYGDSHPSAMKLCPRTTELVQSIGSIKAAMFAELPPGSRLVRHRDPYAGSYRYHLGLDTPNDPGCYINVDGESYSWRDGEPVMFDETYIHYAENTTAQNRLILFCDIERPMKYRWAAAFNRWFSRTVMAAAGSPNDDGDKTGGLNRAFNRLYKIRLRGKELKKRNRTRYYLEKWAIFAVLALIFILI from the coding sequence TTGAAACTCATCATTGTTGCTCTCTACGTTGCCTCTATTGCGTATGTCCACCTGCGTGGCCGGGTGCGGCATAAGTTGGGCCGCCAGCTCAGCGATCACTCGACCTTCCTGGCGCCGGTCAACTGCTTTCTCTACCTGTTCTCCAAGCTGCCCAGCCGGCCCTTCCTGTCGCCCAGCGATTTTCCGGACCTGAGCCCGTTACAGGAGCATTGGCAGGAAATCCGCGAGGAAGGCGAGAACCTGATGCGGGAAGGGGCGATCAAGCGCTCGGATCAGTACAACGATGTGGGTTTCAACTCGTTCTTCAAGTCAGGTTGGAAGCGCTTCTATTTGAAATGGTACGGCGACAGTCATCCTTCGGCGATGAAGCTGTGCCCGCGTACCACTGAGCTGGTGCAGAGCATCGGTTCGATCAAGGCGGCCATGTTTGCCGAGCTGCCACCAGGTTCCCGGTTGGTGCGGCACCGCGACCCCTATGCCGGTTCCTACCGCTATCACTTGGGTCTGGACACCCCTAACGATCCCGGCTGCTACATCAATGTGGATGGCGAAAGCTATTCCTGGCGTGATGGCGAGCCGGTGATGTTCGACGAGACCTATATTCACTACGCGGAAAACACCACCGCGCAGAACCGTCTTATCTTGTTCTGTGATATTGAACGACCGATGAAATACCGCTGGGCGGCGGCGTTCAACCGCTGGTTCAGCCGCACGGTCATGGCGGCAGCCGGCTCGCCCAATGATGACGGCGACAAAACCGGTGGCCTGAACCGCGCCTTTAACCGCCTGTACAAGATTCGCCTGCGTGGCAAAGAGCTGAAAAAGCGCAATCGCACGCGCTACTACCTGGAGAAGTGGGCGATTTTCGCAGTGCTGGCGTTGATCTTCATCCTGATCTGA
- a CDS encoding TetR/AcrR family transcriptional regulator produces the protein MNDMTHNETRDIILDVTEKLIYRHGIAATGMDFLVKTAGVSRKSIYRYFANKDELVVAALQRRDERWMQWLRDEVERVDDSGERLLALFSALKAWFGSADFRGCAFINTSGETGNPQDPVRLLAKAHKQKLFEYTRQLCQAHGTPDPERQAAQLLILIDGAITVALVMGDSTAADNAQCMARTLLGL, from the coding sequence ATGAACGACATGACCCACAATGAAACTCGCGACATCATCCTCGACGTCACCGAAAAGTTGATCTATCGCCATGGCATCGCCGCCACCGGCATGGACTTCCTGGTGAAAACCGCCGGGGTCTCGCGCAAAAGCATTTACCGTTACTTCGCCAACAAGGACGAGTTGGTGGTCGCCGCCCTGCAACGCCGTGATGAGCGTTGGATGCAGTGGCTGCGCGACGAAGTGGAGCGCGTCGACGATAGCGGCGAACGCTTGCTTGCGCTGTTCAGCGCACTCAAGGCCTGGTTCGGCTCGGCGGACTTTCGCGGTTGCGCCTTCATCAACACCAGCGGTGAAACCGGCAACCCTCAAGACCCCGTGCGCCTGCTGGCCAAGGCGCACAAACAGAAACTGTTCGAATACACACGCCAACTGTGTCAAGCACATGGCACCCCCGACCCCGAACGGCAGGCCGCGCAACTGCTGATCCTGATCGATGGCGCCATTACCGTTGCCCTGGTGATGGGCGATTCAACCGCTGCTGATAATGCGCAATGCATGGCGCGAACGTTATTGGGGCTTTGA
- a CDS encoding TIGR03067 domain-containing protein, translating to MSSISDPDYQALQGAWEQTSLEDSGVLNPVDAHSAPGALTTITGDQFTVTTTTGAILLAGRFFLDSSAVPKRITWVDAMGEDAGKQLPASYRLEGDDFVFIAADEGMPRPTVFSTGPGQTMRTFVRRR from the coding sequence ATGTCATCCATTTCAGACCCGGACTACCAAGCCCTTCAAGGTGCCTGGGAGCAAACTTCGCTCGAAGACAGTGGCGTGCTTAACCCGGTGGATGCCCATAGCGCGCCTGGTGCTCTAACCACCATTACAGGCGACCAGTTCACCGTGACTACCACCACTGGAGCAATATTACTGGCTGGCCGATTCTTCCTGGACAGCAGCGCAGTGCCCAAGCGCATTACCTGGGTGGACGCCATGGGCGAAGATGCGGGTAAGCAACTGCCTGCCAGCTACCGCCTCGAAGGGGATGATTTTGTGTTCATTGCCGCAGATGAAGGCATGCCCAGGCCAACCGTCTTCAGTACTGGCCCAGGTCAGACAATGAGGACCTTTGTACGCCGGCGGTAA
- a CDS encoding PQQ-dependent sugar dehydrogenase: MFLRKTFLAAFCATTLLPLTAVYAADVQQFPSEQGSITVTPIAKGLDHPWAVAFLPDRQGFLVTERPGHLRFVSPDGKLSAPLSGVPEVWAKGQGGLLDVVLSPDFKQDRMVYLSYAEGGGQGGTAGTVVGRGRLSDDLSGLKDFKVILRQEPKLSTGNHFGSRLAFDRDGYLFVTLGENNDRSTAQDLDKLQGKVVRIYPDGRIPDDNPFVGQPGVRPEIWSYGQRNPQGLALNPWSGTIWENEHGPRGGDEVNIIERGKNYGWPLATHGINYSLTPIPEAQGKTVEGTVAPHHVWEKSPAISGMAFYDADRFKAWQHNLFIGALSSQELIRLQFDGDKVIHEERLLGGLKARIRDVRQGPDGFLYMLTDEDDGVLYRVGLNQD; the protein is encoded by the coding sequence ATGTTTCTACGCAAAACGTTTCTTGCCGCCTTTTGTGCCACGACCTTGCTGCCGCTGACGGCGGTTTACGCAGCCGATGTGCAGCAATTCCCAAGTGAGCAGGGCAGCATCACCGTCACCCCGATCGCCAAGGGCCTGGACCACCCATGGGCGGTGGCTTTTTTGCCCGACAGGCAGGGCTTCCTGGTGACCGAGCGGCCTGGGCACCTGCGCTTTGTCAGCCCGGACGGCAAGCTGTCGGCGCCGCTGAGCGGTGTGCCTGAGGTCTGGGCCAAGGGGCAGGGCGGCTTGCTTGACGTGGTGCTCTCACCCGACTTCAAGCAGGACCGCATGGTGTACCTGTCGTACGCTGAGGGCGGTGGCCAGGGCGGTACGGCCGGTACGGTGGTAGGGCGCGGGCGTTTGTCGGACGACTTGAGTGGCTTGAAGGACTTCAAGGTGATCCTGCGCCAGGAACCCAAGCTGTCCACCGGTAATCACTTTGGCTCACGCCTGGCCTTCGACCGTGATGGCTACCTGTTCGTGACGTTGGGCGAAAACAACGACCGGTCCACGGCCCAGGACCTGGACAAGTTGCAAGGCAAGGTGGTGCGGATTTACCCCGATGGCCGCATCCCCGATGACAACCCATTCGTGGGGCAGCCAGGCGTACGTCCGGAAATCTGGTCCTATGGCCAGCGCAACCCCCAGGGCCTGGCACTGAACCCCTGGAGCGGCACGATCTGGGAAAACGAGCATGGGCCGCGTGGCGGCGATGAAGTCAACATCATCGAGCGTGGCAAGAACTATGGCTGGCCGCTGGCGACCCATGGCATCAACTACTCCCTGACGCCGATTCCCGAAGCCCAGGGCAAGACGGTGGAAGGCACAGTCGCGCCGCACCATGTGTGGGAGAAGTCTCCAGCTATCAGCGGCATGGCGTTCTACGACGCCGACCGCTTCAAGGCCTGGCAGCACAACCTGTTCATTGGGGCGCTGTCCAGTCAGGAGTTGATTCGCCTGCAGTTCGATGGCGACAAGGTGATCCATGAGGAACGCTTGCTGGGGGGCTTGAAAGCGCGGATTCGTGACGTGCGCCAGGGGCCGGATGGGTTTCTGTACATGCTGACGGATGAAGACGATGGGGTGTTGTATCGCGTCGGTCTGAATCAGGACTGA
- a CDS encoding class I SAM-dependent methyltransferase, whose product MDMPSAQQAIASNKDAWDASARLHKDTPTWKALLGAVVNPRFSCLDPTITALLQAVGVEGKDVVQLCCNNGRESLSLFGLGARSVVGVDQSRAFLQQAEELAAVSPHCPEFIETDIHQLPERLHERFDVALVTIGVLGWMPDVALFMRHVASTLKPGGTLVMYETHPFLEVFDPRASDPLRPASAYFQREPFVLQESIVYEGLAETTGPTSYWFVHTLGSLVNGAIAAGLQIGHLQEYPHCNREELYDQYEDQPAQLPLCFTLTATKRCV is encoded by the coding sequence ATGGACATGCCCTCGGCTCAACAAGCAATTGCCAGCAATAAGGACGCCTGGGATGCATCCGCCAGGCTGCACAAAGACACGCCGACCTGGAAAGCGTTGTTGGGCGCGGTGGTCAACCCGAGGTTTTCGTGCCTGGACCCGACCATCACCGCGCTGCTGCAAGCGGTCGGCGTAGAGGGCAAGGATGTGGTGCAACTGTGTTGTAACAACGGCCGCGAAAGCCTGTCGCTGTTCGGCCTGGGCGCGCGCTCGGTCGTCGGGGTCGATCAATCCCGGGCCTTCCTGCAACAGGCCGAAGAGCTGGCTGCCGTGTCGCCCCATTGCCCCGAATTCATCGAAACCGATATCCATCAACTACCCGAGCGCTTGCACGAACGCTTCGATGTCGCCTTAGTGACGATCGGTGTACTGGGCTGGATGCCCGATGTGGCGTTGTTCATGCGGCACGTTGCCAGTACCTTGAAGCCGGGTGGCACCCTGGTGATGTATGAAACCCATCCGTTCCTCGAGGTGTTCGACCCGCGGGCGAGCGACCCGTTGCGGCCCGCCAGCGCCTACTTTCAGCGTGAGCCCTTTGTGCTGCAGGAATCCATCGTGTACGAAGGGCTGGCTGAAACCACCGGTCCAACCTCCTATTGGTTCGTGCATACCCTGGGCAGCCTGGTCAACGGAGCGATTGCGGCGGGCCTGCAGATCGGCCACTTGCAGGAATACCCGCATTGCAATCGCGAGGAACTCTACGATCAGTATGAGGATCAGCCGGCGCAATTGCCCTTGTGCTTTACCCTGACAGCGACCAAGCGCTGCGTATAA
- the pssA gene encoding CDP-diacylglycerol--serine O-phosphatidyltransferase produces MPSFFKRSLLPKLRGFPLTTDAIDVLSGADAFRRCLLEQIHKATRRIYIVALYLQQDEAGQEIYDALHAAKAARPELDIVVVVDWLRAQRGLIGAGKQPGNSAWYQAMTQSHASEVPVYGVPVQTRELFGVLHLKGFVIDDTVLYSGASLNNVYLHKFDKYRFDRYHLIHSQALADSMQHLVEHGLVASKAVHRLDLPNPPTTRSLRNDIGDLRSRLKHAAYDTTAGQLPNGNLSVSPLLGVGKNNPLSRVILELIASAQHQLTICTPYFNLPLPVTREINRALARGVNIDIIVGDKTANDFYIPPSEPFKVIAALPYLYEISLRRFAKRHQPMIDSGQLNLHLWRDGDNTYHLKGMWIDQRYTLLTGNNLNPRAFRLDLENALLIDDPKHEWLEPRGAELAQIFQHTTRIERYQDLQSLVDYPQAVGKFLRRVSRVRIERLLYRIL; encoded by the coding sequence ATGCCGTCGTTCTTCAAACGCTCCCTGTTGCCCAAACTGCGCGGTTTTCCTCTGACTACCGATGCCATCGATGTGTTGTCCGGCGCCGATGCGTTTCGTCGCTGCCTGCTGGAACAAATCCACAAGGCCACGCGACGCATCTACATCGTCGCGCTGTACTTGCAGCAGGACGAAGCGGGGCAGGAGATCTACGACGCCTTGCACGCGGCCAAGGCCGCGCGACCGGAACTGGACATCGTCGTGGTGGTCGACTGGCTGCGCGCCCAGCGCGGGTTGATCGGCGCCGGCAAGCAGCCGGGCAACAGCGCCTGGTACCAGGCCATGACCCAGAGCCATGCCAGTGAAGTGCCGGTGTATGGCGTGCCGGTGCAAACCCGCGAACTGTTCGGCGTGTTGCACCTCAAGGGGTTTGTGATTGACGACACTGTGCTCTACAGCGGTGCCAGCCTGAACAACGTGTACCTGCACAAGTTCGACAAATACCGCTTCGACCGTTACCACCTGATCCACAGCCAAGCGCTGGCCGATTCGATGCAGCATCTGGTGGAGCACGGGTTGGTGGCCTCCAAGGCGGTGCATCGACTCGACTTGCCCAACCCGCCGACCACGCGCAGCCTGCGCAATGACATTGGTGACCTGCGCAGCCGCCTCAAGCATGCGGCCTACGACACCACGGCGGGCCAGTTGCCCAATGGCAACCTCTCGGTCAGCCCGTTGCTTGGTGTGGGCAAGAACAACCCACTGAGCCGGGTCATCCTGGAGCTGATCGCCAGCGCCCAGCACCAACTGACCATCTGCACGCCGTATTTCAACCTGCCGCTGCCGGTGACCCGCGAGATCAACCGCGCCCTGGCGCGCGGGGTGAACATCGACATCATCGTCGGCGACAAGACCGCCAACGATTTCTACATCCCGCCCAGCGAACCGTTCAAGGTCATCGCAGCGCTGCCGTATCTATACGAAATCAGCCTGCGCCGCTTTGCCAAGCGTCATCAGCCGATGATCGACAGCGGCCAACTGAACCTGCACCTGTGGCGCGACGGCGATAACACTTACCACCTCAAGGGCATGTGGATCGACCAGCGCTACACGTTGCTGACCGGTAACAACCTCAACCCGCGGGCATTCCGCCTCGACCTCGAAAACGCCTTGCTGATCGATGATCCCAAGCATGAGTGGCTGGAGCCGAGGGGGGCCGAACTGGCGCAGATCTTCCAGCACACCACACGCATCGAACGCTATCAGGATTTGCAGAGCCTGGTGGACTACCCGCAAGCGGTCGGCAAATTCTTGCGTCGCGTCAGCCGGGTGCGGATTGAGCGGTTGTTGTATCGGATTCTCTGA